In the genome of Actinomycetota bacterium, the window GATGGAGGTCGCCGATACCGGTGCCCCCATGCAGATGCCGGTCGGGCCTTCGACTCTCGGGCGGATCTGGAACGTCATGGGCGAGCCCGTCGACGGCCTGCCCATGCCCGAGGTCGAGGACTTCTACCCGATACATCGCCCGGCTCCGGCGTACGAAGAGCTGGAGCCCCGCACCGAGATCTTTGAGACAGGCATCAAGGTAGTCGATCTCCTGGAGCCCTACATCAAGGGCGGCAAGACGGGTCTCTTTGGCGGCGCGGGCGTCGGCAAGACCGTCATCATCATGGAGCTCATCAACAACCTCGCCATGCAGCACGGCGGCACTTCGGTGTTCACCGGCGTCGGCGAGCGCACGCGTGAAGGCACCGACCTCTGGCTTGAGATGAAGGAGTCAGGGGTCATCGAGAAGACCGCGCTGATCTACGGCCAGATGAACGAGCCTCCCGGAGCGCGTCTGCGTGTCGGCCTGGCGGGTCTGACCGCTGCAGAGTACTTCCGCGACCAGGGCCAGGACGTGCTGCTGTTCGTGGACAACATCTTCCGCTTCACCCAGGCGGGCTCCGAGGTCTCGGCGCTCCTTGGCCGCATGCCGTCGGCGGTTGGATACCAGCCAACGCTGGCCACCGAGATGGGCGACTTGCAGGAGCGAATCACAAGCACCAAGACCGGTTCGATCACGTCGGTGCAGGCCATCTACGTCCCCGCCGACGACCTGACCGACCCGGCCCCGGCTACGGCGTTCACGCACCTCGACGCCACCTCGGTTCTGTCGCGTGGAATCGCCGAGCTAG includes:
- the atpD gene encoding F0F1 ATP synthase subunit beta, with the protein product MAATETKEIHMNVGRIVRIVGPVIDAEFAPDAIPAIYTALKIDVETPVGHLKTIAEVQQHLPNNQVRAVAMSSTDGLTRGMEVADTGAPMQMPVGPSTLGRIWNVMGEPVDGLPMPEVEDFYPIHRPAPAYEELEPRTEIFETGIKVVDLLEPYIKGGKTGLFGGAGVGKTVIIMELINNLAMQHGGTSVFTGVGERTREGTDLWLEMKESGVIEKTALIYGQMNEPPGARLRVGLAGLTAAEYFRDQGQDVLLFVDNIFRFTQAGSEVSALLGRMPSAVGYQPTLATEMGDLQERITSTKTGSITSVQAIYVPADDLTDPAPATAFTHLDATSVLSRGIAELGIYPAVDPLASTSRALSADVVGEEHYRVARETQAILQRYKDLQDIIAILGMDELSEEDKLTVSRARKMQQFLSQPFFVAEQFTGMAGKYVKLEDTIRGFDMIAKGECDDLPEQAFRYKGGIDEVLEAAEQLKATA